The sequence CAAAATCTTATAAAATTTTTTGAAAATATATAACTAAAATAAAGGAACTGTTGTAAGTTAATTAATAATGAAGTATTTTTACTATATTTATTAATTTACAATAGTTTTCTCTTTTTTATATTTATATTTTTATTTTTGTTTTTCTATTACTATTGACTTTAATCTGTTTACTCTATACAATTATGGTATAGAAAATTTTATTAAAGGGGCGATATTGATGAATAAAAAAAGATATTTTGGTGATCTAATGTTATTTTTAGCAGCATTTATATGGGGAACTGCTTTTGTCGCCCAAGTTACAGGTATGGACAGGATAGGACCTTTTACTTTCAATATGGCTCGTTCTATTATTGCAATTATATGTTTAGGTGCTTATTTAATTATTACTAAATCTAAATTACCAAAAGATATTGGAGTTTTATTACAAGGTGGCTTAGTTTGTGGATTTTTTATATTTATGGGGACTTCTCTACAACAAATCGGTTTACAATATACAACAGCAGGTAAAACTGGCTTTATAACTTCATTTTATATTTTAATTATTCCTTTTTTAACTATGATTTTCTTAAAACATAAAATTGATTTATTAACTTGGATAAGTATAATTATAGGTTTTATTGGACTCTATTTACTTGCTATTCCAAATCTAAGTGATTTTACGATAAATAGAGGAGATTTTATAGTTTTTCTAGGTTCATTTTGTTGGGGAGGGCATATTTTAATTATAGATTATTATTCTAAAAAAGTTAGCCCTGTTCAATTATCATTTTTGCAATTTGTTATGTTAACTATTTTATCTGGAATATGTGCCTTATTATTCGAAAATGAAACTGCAACAATGAATAATATTTTTCTTTCTTGGAAGTCTATTGCTTATGCAGGATTTTTATCATCAGGAATAGCATATACTTTACAAATGGTAGGACAAAAATATACAAATCCAATAATTGCCTCTTTAATTTTAAGTTTAGAAGCCGTTTTTGCTGCTCTTGCAGGATATATTATGCTTGATGAAGTTATGACTTCAAGAGAATTTTTAGGTTGTTCTATTGTATTTTTAGCAATAATATTTTCTCAAATTCCTAAGGATATATTTAAGAAAAAATATGTGAGCTTAAAAAAATAATTAACATAAGATGATTTCTTATGATATAGTAAAATATAATCACTTTAAAAGAGGGGTTTTGATGGAAGAATTTAGATTTGCATTAAAAAGATATTTTTTAATATCACTGGCATATTTTTTTATTGGAGTAACTTTTGGTCTTTTAATGAAAGAAGCTGGTTATGGAACTATTTGGTCTTTCTTGTCTGCTGTATTTATTTATGGAGGGACAATACAGCTACTGTTAGTAGGAATTTTAAAAAATCATACACCTATCTTAACAGTAGGATTAATTTCACTACTTGTAAATTCTAGACATATGTTTTATGGTTTGACCTACATAGATGAGTTTAAAAAAATAAGAAAAAAATCATTTTTAAAGTTTTTATATCTATCATTAACACTAACAGATGAAGTTTATTCTTTATATATAGGTTCTAAGTTTCCTGAAAGACTTAATAGAACAAAAATAATGCTTTGGATAAATTCTTTAGCATACTCTACTTGGATATTTGGTTGTACAATGGGAGGTATTTTGTATAATTTTATTAATTTTGATTTAAAAGGAATTGATTTTATAATTACAGAATTTTTCTGTATTGTTGTTATTTCCCAGCTAGTAGAAGATAAATCATATATTTCAACTTCTGTTGGAATGATTTCATCTATTGTTGCATTTTTGATAGTAGGAAGTAATTTTATACTTTTAGCCATTATATTTAGTATGATTTCTTTATTATTATTAAAGAATAAAGTTTCTAAGAAAGAAGTTGATAAAATATGAATAATAATTTTTACACTTTTTTAGCTATTATATCTGCTGGAGTTGGAATGGTTATTTGCAGGATATTACCCTATATTATTTTTGCAAATGGAAAGTTACCTAAAATTGTAAAATTTTATGAAAAATATCTTCCTTTTTCATTAATGGCAATTTTATTTTGCCTTTGTTTAAGTACAGTTAAATTTTCTGTCTATCCTCATGGTTTCCCAGAAATTTTAACCTTACTTATAGTTGGTGCTTTACAATTTTGGAAAAAAAAT is a genomic window of Fusobacterium nucleatum containing:
- a CDS encoding DMT family transporter: MNKKRYFGDLMLFLAAFIWGTAFVAQVTGMDRIGPFTFNMARSIIAIICLGAYLIITKSKLPKDIGVLLQGGLVCGFFIFMGTSLQQIGLQYTTAGKTGFITSFYILIIPFLTMIFLKHKIDLLTWISIIIGFIGLYLLAIPNLSDFTINRGDFIVFLGSFCWGGHILIIDYYSKKVSPVQLSFLQFVMLTILSGICALLFENETATMNNIFLSWKSIAYAGFLSSGIAYTLQMVGQKYTNPIIASLILSLEAVFAALAGYIMLDEVMTSREFLGCSIVFLAIIFSQIPKDIFKKKYVSLKK
- a CDS encoding branched-chain amino acid transporter permease, whose protein sequence is MNNNFYTFLAIISAGVGMVICRILPYIIFANGKLPKIVKFYEKYLPFSLMAILFCLCLSTVKFSVYPHGFPEILTLLIVGALQFWKKNVILSLFLGTAIYLVIIRYV
- a CDS encoding AzlC family ABC transporter permease; the encoded protein is MEEFRFALKRYFLISLAYFFIGVTFGLLMKEAGYGTIWSFLSAVFIYGGTIQLLLVGILKNHTPILTVGLISLLVNSRHMFYGLTYIDEFKKIRKKSFLKFLYLSLTLTDEVYSLYIGSKFPERLNRTKIMLWINSLAYSTWIFGCTMGGILYNFINFDLKGIDFIITEFFCIVVISQLVEDKSYISTSVGMISSIVAFLIVGSNFILLAIIFSMISLLLLKNKVSKKEVDKI